A portion of the Lysinibacillus timonensis genome contains these proteins:
- a CDS encoding chromate transporter translates to MAFFRVGMLGFGGGPASIPLVQKEVVERYGWMTLEEFGDTIALANTMPGPIATKLAGYIGYRVGGIIGCINAIIASVVPTVLLMIALLTVLNTYKDIPWVQSMSNAVVPVVAVMLAVLTWSFVKQSKNSMGWIKAILLIGVSIILLEVLGVHPAILIAVLIIAVFVPYKKKGGE, encoded by the coding sequence ATGGCATTTTTTCGAGTAGGTATGCTTGGCTTTGGTGGTGGGCCTGCTTCGATTCCTTTAGTTCAAAAGGAAGTAGTTGAACGTTACGGTTGGATGACTTTAGAGGAGTTTGGTGACACAATTGCATTAGCCAATACGATGCCTGGGCCAATTGCAACAAAATTAGCTGGGTATATCGGTTACAGAGTTGGTGGCATTATAGGATGTATTAATGCCATTATCGCATCAGTTGTTCCAACAGTGTTGTTGATGATTGCATTGTTAACTGTATTAAATACGTATAAGGATATACCGTGGGTTCAAAGTATGTCCAACGCAGTTGTACCTGTGGTAGCTGTCATGTTAGCGGTGTTAACATGGAGTTTTGTTAAACAATCAAAGAATTCTATGGGTTGGATAAAAGCAATATTACTTATTGGAGTATCCATCATTCTTTTAGAAGTTTTAGGAGTTCATCCTGCAATTCTTATAGCAGTTTTAATTATTGCTGTTTTTGTACCTTATAAGAAAAAGGGTGGTGAATAG
- a CDS encoding chromate transporter, translated as MIYWELFLAFLIPGILGYGGGPGVIPLIEKEVVDNYGWLSTQEFSEVLALGNALPGPIATKMAGYIGYIEGGIVGSVIALFAIVAPTLLLIIGMMAILMRYKDSPQVKNISTIVKPVIAVLIGAMTLQFVLESRLLLGSLQTIIIMVLAFLLLEKWKVHPVFVIGLALIYGGLTGIWIN; from the coding sequence ATGATCTATTGGGAACTCTTTTTAGCATTCCTTATTCCAGGTATTTTAGGGTACGGTGGTGGTCCTGGCGTGATTCCTTTAATTGAAAAGGAAGTGGTCGACAACTACGGATGGTTGAGTACTCAGGAATTTAGTGAAGTACTTGCATTGGGAAATGCACTTCCAGGGCCGATAGCGACCAAAATGGCGGGTTATATAGGATATATAGAAGGTGGAATTGTAGGGTCAGTGATTGCGTTATTTGCAATTGTTGCCCCAACACTCCTATTAATCATCGGTATGATGGCCATTTTGATGCGTTACAAAGATTCGCCACAAGTGAAAAACATATCTACAATAGTAAAGCCTGTAATAGCTGTGCTCATTGGGGCAATGACTTTACAATTCGTCTTAGAATCTAGATTGTTATTGGGTAGTCTTCAAACGATTATCATCATGGTACTTGCATTCTTACTACTTGAAAAGTGGAAAGTGCATCCGGTATTTGTGATTGGTTTGGCGTTAATTTATGGTGGATTGACTGGAATCTGGATAAATTAA